Part of the Panicum virgatum strain AP13 chromosome 4N, P.virgatum_v5, whole genome shotgun sequence genome is shown below.
TATTGTTTGATAATTCAGTAGTAGGATAGAATGAAATGAACGGAAAACATGAAGTAGCATAATTACATGCTTCTGAAATCTGAAACCCCTGGAATTCACACACTGTTCATCATCTGAGAAGGCAAAACCGCTGCTTGACGCCAACAACATCAAAGAGCTGGTGGATCCTTCCCTCGGCAATGAATACGACCCCGAAGAGATGGTGTACACCCTAGCAGTGGCATCCTTGTGCATTCACCACAGCTCAACCACACGTCCGAGTATGAAATCGGTGAGTGAGTGGATCATATCTGCCAGTTGAAGTGCAAAATGCATAAATTGACCCTGATTTGTTGCCTGCAGGTGGTCTGTTTCTTGAAGGGAGACCGGAAGTCACTTGAGCTAGTGAGAAGGCCTAAAATCGTAAAGCCCCTGATGTTTGACTCATGTGATTCAGAAGATTACACGCGCTCAAGCTACCTCAATGATCTTAACCGGCACAAGCAGCTTGCCTTGGAGCAGTGAACTTCAAATTGAGAAATTTGGACAGATTCGCCGTAATTTTGTACATCATTCACTATCTAGCTACACTATGATCCTCCCGCTTTCCACATAGGTTTTAAAGATTGTATGGATTGATGTGAGGGATCAGTTATCATTCACTCCCTGGTTGCTGATCTATGCTGTAACTTTGCCCTGAGTTTTAGCGCATGTTGCGGCCCTGTAATCTGTATCGCCAGGATCGTAATGTCAGGTGATGCTGCCACTAGGGAACAGTCTACTATTCCTGAAATGGTGGTCGGCAGGTCAGAAAAATCTTTGTGCTCCGATCATTTGCAGGATTTCTCATATGTATAATGTCTCTGGTCATGACAGAATTGCATGTTTCCAGTTTCAGTGATTACATATATGACTCAAATATACTCATCATGGGCCAAGGAATTGCGTCGATTTTCCAAGGCATGTATTTTACCAGATATTTGGCCATGAACGTTGAAATCACTAGTTCTCCTTAGTGTGCAGAATTCTGACTTCACTCCGCAGCTTATTTTATATTCAGCATTTGCAAAGCATGAAGACACTGCTACTACAATGGCTACATGAAATCTGCCTAAAAGGTTTTCATAATACTTGCAttcacagagagagagagagagagagagagagagagagagagagtaataTCGGTCATGCAAAGACAGGATTGCCACACGTGCTTTACCTTATTGTATTGCTACAACACCTGAAAATCTGAATAATTTTACATATCGTTAAACTTCATATCCAGGATTAACCTTCTGTTGGACATCTCCATAGCTTTCCAACTCAAGCATGTCCTCCATGCTCCCCAAGAACAATGGCAACCTCTGGTGCAGCTTCACAGGCTGAATCGAGAGGATTCTGTTCTTGCCATCTGACCCTCTACCACCAGCCTGCTCAGCAAGGAAACTGAGAGGATTTGCCTCATAAACCAACCGCAGATGATCCCTTGGGTTCATAGCTACTCCACCATATATGAGCGTCCGGTGGAAATCAGCAACCAGTGAGCAAACATAGCGTGCTGAGTACTTCTTCGGGTGCTGTCCTTTGCCTTGTCTGATTGTGTCAATGTACTTCCTTAGGCCCTCAGGCCAATCAAAATACCGTGCATCATTCACGGAATATATCTGTCCTGGCATAATATGCAATTATAATTTTGAGCAAAGATAAAAGGACCTTCTAAAAGATGCAGGTTGCAAATGGCCAATGGGTTTTGATGCCTGGTGTCAGACTTTATAAAGTTCAGTTTGTTATTATTATTTAAACCAATAAAACTTTTCAGTGGCATCTTCACAAACTATTCGTGTTGAGATTTCAGAAATTAATTTTGATACGACTTGTAACAATGGCCATAACTGATCAATGCTCAGCGAAGAATTTGGAAAGAAGCAAATTTCTGAATACTGATACAATTGGGTACCTCTAGGCGGTATTTGGAGGGACGGATGTGTAAGAATGAATTCTCCAGTTGACCAATCCAATGTGAAGGCATGAGTACCTGCACCGAAGCTGATACACAAGATGGTGGCAGATGAGTAAAGGACATACCCAGCAGCGACAAGGCGAGTTCCACTTTGCAGCGAATTGAGCTGAGCTCTCTCCTCCAAAGGCAGATGGTCGAGCTCCATCAGCCTATTATATATCCCAAATATTGTTCCCGTAGGTATGGAGACCTCAATGTTACGAGAACCATCAAGCGGATCGGTAACAACAACATATGGACCGTCATCGGATATCCAAATGGGCTGATCGTTTTCTTCGGAGGCAAGCACTGCAACCTTTCCAGAACTTTTGACCGATGAAAGGATGATATCATTCTGAATTCAAGCAAACAAAAAGGATGATTCTCATAATTTTGCCATAAGTGCAAGAGATATGGTAGAGCATGTAAAGCTAGTTCTTGTCATATTTAGAGCAATGAGTTCAAGCAAAATAATCCAGTACTGGAAACACCTAACGCTGCATAAGTGCCTATGTGATTTCGCAACCCAAACTCAATACAGGTGAACTCATCAATGATTCAGGTTTATAGAAAATTTATGATGTCAAAGTTACAACAAAACTTCAGGAACCAACTTGTTAGTTGATCTAGGAACTTCAAGCAACTTCAGATGGATATGTTGTTATGTACCAAACTGCCATATCAAGCCCCTAAGATTGATCTCCACAAGCCAAAACAATGTAACACCTTTTGTTCGTTATATATGCGAGAACGATACTACCAACTCGGCAACTCAGGAAAAGGCGAAGCCAGCACGCACCGACAATTCGTCGAGCGGCTTAGGCGCGTCACGCCCGGCCGCCACAGCCCCGCCCCCGGCCTTGGCCCGCGACAGCTCGGCGTTGCCGGGGGACGCCACGAGGGCCGCGAAGCGCTTGCACGCGCTCTGGATGTGTGCCACGAGGACGGTGAGGTCAGTGGCcgcgccggcctggcccatGTGCTCGAGCAGCGTGgggggcgacgccgccgcggccgcagcaGCCATCCCGTccgtggccgcggcgagcggctggcaggcgaaggcgcggcggcgtgtgaacggagcgaggaggaggcggaggtgtgGCGGCGGGCGGTTTGCAGTTGGCAGGAGCGAGCGCGGCGGGTGGTGGCCGAGgatgaggagggaggagagagacgaTAACGGCATAGTTTCAGCACAGGGTTGCATGGCTCGTGTTCGACGGCGAAGCCATAGCTAGGAATGGAAAAGGTCGCATCCAATTAGGCAAAAATCTTGTTCATCCAATGTGAGAAAGGCAGAAATTTGCGATTGCTATAAAGTTCTacgattcaaaattcaaatttctttGAAAATAAATATTTAGTACTAAACTTAGTTGCAATTCAGGATGAGATTTACTATCAGGTACATGTGTCAAGCTAAGTGACGCAAAGTATTTCCTTTTTTGTCAGTGTAATGGGAACATGTCCTCCATGACTCCGGACACATGCGCGGTTAAGAAGATCGGGCCCACCCGCCGCGTCAGTCGGCGATGTCAGCCGAGCGCAGTCGTGGCCCCCACCACGAACGTCCACACATATGGTGTGGGCACCCACCGAGAGCGGGCCGGGCCTAGCCTGGTGCGCGAGACCCGGGGGGACGTTTTCTTCCCCTCGAAGACACCCGCCTGATAAAAATATCTTTACCAGATAGTTACTACGCCTCACCGTAGGGTTCTACGCAGAGCTCAAGGGGTGCGTGACTTCCCCGTAAGAACATCATGATTATGGAGATGCCGTGCGCTCAGAGAATAAGTCGATAGGCGGCGGACAGCTTGTCTCTGTGCAGCCCGTCCCATCGACTTGATGATGGACGGTGGCTGGGACCCACCTCTGTTTACCGCACCCCGCCGCGGTAAAAGTCGGAGCACCCCAGGCGGACCCCCGAGATTGACCGGGGTCACCCCGGACCAAGAGGGTCCACCGGACGACCCCCAGAGGCCACCACGTGGCCGCACTCTCGCCACCCCGGGCGCCGACGGAGCGCTCGGATCGGGCGAACGATCCCGGGGCACCCCGGGATGAAGACCCGCCGGACAGTGACTGCGGCCACTCCGAGGCCTCCTAGGGTGACCCCGGACGGCTCTGGCGCCGGTGGGTCCCCAGGTAGCTGCTACAGCAGGTCCGACAAGACGCCTGCCCGGCTAACAAGGGCGGGGCAGACTGAAAGATGGCGCCCACCATGCAAGGGGCGCGTTCACATTAGTTAGAGAACAGCAGGGAAGACAGATGTAGTTTATAAATAGAAAGATCACAGGACATGTAAGGGGACCGATCTTTTCGGGACCTAACTAGCTCACTGGTTTCGGGCTTGGACTTTCCAACTCGGGATCACCAAAGAACGAATCCACTCACACACAGGACGCAGGGTATTACGCCTCCGGGCGGCCTGAATCTGTCTAAATCCACCGTCTCAAACTCGCTTCCTTAGAGGAGATCCTTGCATAGTTTATACCCCTGGCCGAATCTCTAAATGGGGGTTACCAGCAATCCCTGCTAGCGGTAATCGTACACCATcagctggcgcgccagataGGGGGTATAGCGCGTAAGATTTCCTTTCTTCGAAGTTTGACCTCGTAGGAATCCATGGCGAATCGCTCCGACCGTTCCGACGGCGATAGCGGCAACAAACGCGCGCATCTGCGCCGCGGGCTCTACAGCGCCCCTCCTCGTCTAGGGGCTGGGGGCTCGTTGACCACGATCACGCCCATCCATCGGGCGGTATCGCACATTACTACGCCGCCGCGGCTCGACGCCCCTGGGGCCGAGTC
Proteins encoded:
- the LOC120671538 gene encoding fructose-1,6-bisphosphatase, chloroplastic-like is translated as MQPCAETMPLSSLSSLLILGHHPPRSLLPTANRPPPHLRLLLAPFTRRRAFACQPLAAATDGMAAAAAAASPPTLLEHMGQAGAATDLTVLVAHIQSACKRFAALVASPGNAELSRAKAGGGAVAAGRDAPKPLDELSNDIILSSVKSSGKVAVLASEENDQPIWISDDGPYVVVTDPLDGSRNIEVSIPTGTIFGIYNRLMELDHLPLEERAQLNSLQSGTRLVAAGYVLYSSATILCISFGAGTHAFTLDWSTGEFILTHPSLQIPPRGQIYSVNDARYFDWPEGLRKYIDTIRQGKGQHPKKYSARYVCSLVADFHRTLIYGGVAMNPRDHLRLVYEANPLSFLAEQAGGRGSDGKNRILSIQPVKLHQRLPLFLGSMEDMLELESYGDVQQKVNPGYEV